The following proteins come from a genomic window of Dreissena polymorpha isolate Duluth1 chromosome 1, UMN_Dpol_1.0, whole genome shotgun sequence:
- the LOC127865188 gene encoding uncharacterized protein LOC127865188 has product MCQMILKSDNERHSYGPDKLIPPASQPASQPARIRQSNNQFFPSENLVKNNLVGLNRNFAEIDNRGEVDLRLEDVFSTKKMAKLLRPYIQKEVKDAQNRNELLVPLQEYIIKEIHAYFVETTNATIETDTKDKKTTNKTIKTNIKDKKKSERRQGKSGSSPQTFQLDNPTENDVRKIYTILRNHGTRVEHMSVELEKNIKDLNTKIDKIEDRLDKGIHTIVEQFLHKKLGGIQNNLTVLADLFHDLEYKTRTVRNEHIEYIIDEKVQSMKSDIMAKLLHESSPIRSELHHKLEEVKRTQRVICENHTEEIQNIHEKLVTMLDQIQEINGSLFSQMTSTELTKVYNDTADFVRTIKDSWIMVNDNFERSKDMYDRLENLNRLYADVETSVREASEEEKQSSGAITDIKAQLEVLKEKITAIEFNDRNAFNFTHSDKRNGCKNGRHYVRLLNVYLTPKYVGVTLCSENRYKIFLGENLTDTFLDIGDNYGLGEDHCEFVGAKTSSRFSTVMQPYMYYSLEGFIRSHWGEQPQKKTLTVFKSPPFYYECGVTIP; this is encoded by the coding sequence atgtgccaaatgattttaaaatctgacaatgaacgacatagttatggcccggacaagcttattccgccagccagccagcccgccagccagcccgcccgcattcgccaatctaataaccagttttttccttcggaaaacctggttaaaaataatttGGTAGGCCTAAACAGAAACTTTGCTGAAATTGACAACAGAGGGGAGGTGGACTTACGACTGGAGGATGTGTTTAGTACAAAAAAGATGGCAAAATTGTTACGGCCTTACATACAGAAAGAAGTCAAAGATGCTCAAAACAGAAATGAGCTGCTTGTTCCACTTCAAGAATACATAATTAAAGAAATTCATGCATACTTTGTTGAAACAACAAATGCAACTATTGAGACGGATACTAAGGACAAGAAGACAACAAATAAAACTATCAAGACAAATATAAAGGACAAGAAAAAATCTGAAAGAAGACAAGGCAAGTCAGGTTCCTCACCTCAAACATTCCAATTAGATAACCCAACTGAAAATGATGTTAGAAAAATATACACTATTTTAAGGAACCATGGTACAAGGGTAGAACATATGTCTGTTGAATTAGAGAAAAACATCAAAGATTTGAATACAAAAATTGACAAGATAGAGGATAGGTTAGACAAAGGAATACACACTATTGTAGAACAATTCTTGCATAAAAAACTGGGAGGTATACAAAACAATCTGACAGTTTTGGCAGATCTGTTCCATGATTTAGAATACAAAACTAGGACTGTCAGGAATGAACACATCGAGTACATCATAGACGAAAAGGTGCAATCCATGAAGAGTGATATCATGGCAAAATTGCTGCATGAATCAAGTCCTATAAGGTCTGAGCTTCATCATAAacttgaagaagtaaaaagaacTCAAAGAGTCATTTGTGAAAATCATACGgaagaaattcagaacattcaTGAGAAATTGGTGACTATGCTTGATCAAATTCAGGAAATAAATGGCTCTCTATTCAGTCAAATGACCAGTACAGAGTTGACAAAGGTGTACAATGACACAGCGGATTTTGTAAGAACAATAAAAGACTCGTGGATAATGGTGAATGACAACTTTGAGAGATCCAAAGACATGTACGACAGACTGGAAAACCTAAATAGGTTATATGCTGATGTAGAAACTTCCGTGCGTGAGGCTTCTGAAGAAGAAAAACAGAGTTCTGGGGCAATAACTGACATTAAAGCTCAGCTTGAGGTACTGAAAGAAAAGATAACTGCAATTGAATTTAATGACCGGAATGCTTTTAATTTTACTCACAGCGATAAGAGAAATGGCTGTAAAAATGGCAGACACTATGTTAGGCTTCTGAATGTGTATCTGACTCCCAAATACGTGGGTGTTACTCTGTGCTCTGAGAATCGTTACAAAATATTTCTGGGTGAGAATTTAACGGATACCTTCCTGGATATTGGAGACAACTACGGATTAGGAGAAGATCACTGCGAGTTTGTTGGAGCTAAAACATCGAGTCGATTTTCAACAGTAATGCAGCCTTACATGTACTACTCATTGGAAG